One genomic window of Pieris rapae chromosome 15, ilPieRapa1.1, whole genome shotgun sequence includes the following:
- the LOC110996769 gene encoding cadherin-86C isoform X2 has translation MTFTLSLVLVPLLFAAVHSGEPVFDPSTLMRLVQVPSDAAVGSVIYRVRASDPDFDYPLHFELIGQMGRLDIGIESLPCTRYNSVCQANVILLRRLEPGRYVDFRLSARNTRGRSARIACSITGTNATTPRDTIFPHQPSIILVPEDAKRGTDLEIVIARKNPVSSKPLELELWGSPLFAIRQRRVSTENTEGTIFLVGPLDFEAQSMYHLTLLAVDPYVELGKDTRNIAGLEVVVVVQDVQDMPPVFTSAPPITHLPRQVAPGDVVVKVRAEDGDKGAPRQIRYGLVSEGNPFTPFFNINETSGEVTLERPIEEIAAISHAGTPILLTVVAEEVRLSREEPEAMSSTVQLAFILPERDNSPPYFENESYITYLDENAPQGTALTFSDPFIPQVNDNDAGKNGVFSLSLLGNNGTFEISPTVAERHAQFIIKVRDNTMLDFEARKSVIFQILAQELGPATNLSATANVTVYLNDVNDNAPVFLALSYEVELPENITAGARVVQVQADDVDTGVFGKIQYTAILGYQNTSLNLDPISGWITVATNNHGFDREAMPDLHFLVEARDNDGVGLRVTVPLIIKLLDVNDNPPEFEKTLYEFVLSPSLSNFTSSAFVKAVDKDAEPPNNLVRYEIIEGNKDGKFAINEGTGELYLLEPLKRTKKDNARRRKRDSDGDSEVFVLTIRAYDLGIPRLSSTTTVKIYPPESKTRTMSFIIPGSNPDRKKLEELLSTLSGGKVNIIEIKPYKGNDYSTSDQNDQSSQEKSEVIAVVRSSQNSAINVAKLQEQLAKNKTVYTTGVVPNDQTSTSNKDESSLYRAENRLLFWLLILLAVLVALVLLLLICCCICEGCPLYMPPRDGPKIIYTKEMQLQQAFANKHKEYIEDLENGYDRIATLHHRKEQDNDSIRRHEIDRGSDVGIAVKSEGIKNIDDKDENRIKLEYHDKVNAPTSLARDQYFIRDGNTEILRLVTRGHNEEERYVNLPVHQQRPVTLIPQTQYVVVDNGKELLMERFIREQGEEAKHIRERMNSKLVTDLDDISIGKAGQGNAQNQYDGSKLHDYNNLHPEVPGTVPLKAEYLQSALLDIQNKSTINQELLETSLRKQNELLHQILVEREKMLQNQETASQVESKLETQSLPGHSVMATQTECHIGTQTEPQVFNDIKRKSRSDNDSYSEEESQISTKDDNRKPTWLKRKKSKKKIKYKDPRRSMRTYDVKRKIKTPILEESEASPSLDSEKHVKISKTNEREEHTRHFGDVTKSTVITSKNETMCSTKIKLGDLDRKEKLKKEILLEISDSLDEKLYTRQKNKAREGDISPMNKISESFSLDHGSSRGSQSVSSSTGKSLKIPLKTDSSTETRDDNNYGKLTKDFEIKDESSSSKKDESKSYKNEESKQETDAKAPLKSLPRYMQWYSKKPAATTSKTSVEKIVPDKPKRPSKTKADVAKNQERVGRYGKIMPKDQTETEVKKNFKEKESEFIHPRILKEGKVTPVPEGPFPDAHPLLQHSEHRYERQYENQNPLCHIQPTHIPKYLKTDSKAPALPRRQSVEQQPIYVNQDEVRNKDKQEIPESALTHSISISTSYDKDRKGSEVHVSKINIGGETSINKIHTKIDDNDSGIAMTTLAQQTGNIKRLPITEKKSVFTIAYDDVQTKQLRPDSSSTSY, from the exons ATGACGTTCACGTTGTCGCTGGTACTGGTGCCGCTGTTATTTGCGGCGGTGCACAGTGGAGAGCCCGTCTTCGACCCCAGTACGTTGATGCGGCTCGTGCAGGTGCCTTCTGATGCTGCCGTGGGCTCCGTCATCTATCGCGTGCGTGCTTCTGACCCGGACTTTGATTATCCTCTACACTTTGAGCTCATAG GTCAAATGGGCCGTCTAGACATCGGCATAGAGAGTCTGCCATGTACACGATATAATTCAGTGTGCCAGGCCAATGTGATTCTTTTAAGACGACTGGAACCAGGTCGCTACGTAGATTTTCGCCTGTCAGCGCGCAATACAAGGGGCAGAAGTGCAAGAATCGCCTGCTCTATTACCGGAACAAATGCGACCACACCAAGAGACACCATTTTCCCACATCAGCCTAGTATCATCTTAGTACCCGAG GATGCAAAACGCGGCACGGACCTTGAGATAGTGATTGCGAGAAAGAATCCTGTGTCATCGAAGCCTTTGGAACTGGAACTTTGG GGTTCACCATTGTTCGCAATCCGTCAGCGGCGTGTCTCCACAGAGAATACCGAGGGAACGATATTCTTAGTCGGCCCTTTGGACTTTGAGGCCCAGTCAATGTACCATTTGACTCTGTTAGCTGTG GACCCGTACGTTGAATTAGGCAAAGACACACGAAACATAGCGGGCTTAGAAGTGGTTGTCGTAGTTCAAGATGTCCAAGACATGCCACCAGTGTTCACGTCGGCACCACCGATCACACACCTGCCAAGACAGGTGGCGCCAGGCGATGTTGTTGTTAAAGTCCGAGCTGAAGATGGAGACAAGGGAGCCCCACGACAGATCAGATACGGCTTGGTGTCAGAGGGAAACCCGTTCACGCCATTCTTCAATATTAATGAGACATCAG GAGAAGTAACTCTGGAGAGACCCATAGAAGAAATAGCAGCAATCTCCCATGCGGGTACTCCAATTCTTTTGACCGTTGTTGCTGAAGAAGTTCGCCTATCGAGAGAGGAGCCTGAAGCTATGTCGTCCACCGTTCAGCTGGCCTTTATCCTTCCAGAACGGGACAACTCTCCGCCATATTTTGAGAATGAATC CTACATCACATATTTGGATGAGAATGCTCCACAAGGCACGGCGCTAACATTTAGTGATCCATTTATTCCTCAAGTCAACGACAACGACGCGGGAAAGAATGGAGTGTTCTCCCTATCTTTGTTGGGTAACAATGGAACATTCGAGATATCGCCAACAGTTGCTGAAAGACATGCTCAATTCATTATCAAAGTGCGAGATAACACTATGCTGGATTTCGAAGCTAGAAAATCAGTTATATTTCAG ATTTTGGCTCAAGAACTTGGTCCAGCAACAAACCTATCAGCGACGGCAAATGTTACTGTCTACCTTAACGATGTCAATGATAATGCACCAGTATTCCTAGCCTTATCATATGAAGTGGAGCTTCCAGAGAACATTACCGCCGGTGCTAGAGTGGTTCAAGTACAAGCCGATGACGTTGATACCGGAGTCTTTGGGAAAATCCAATATACTGCCATACTAGGATATCAAAACACATCGTTAAATTTAGATCCTATATCTGGCTGGATCACAGTTGCAACCAATAACCACGGTTTTGACCGGGAAGCAATGCCAGACCTGCATTTTTTAGTAGAGGCTAGAGATAATGATGGGGTAGGTTTAAGAGTAACTGTgccattaataattaagttattagaTGTAAATGATAACCCACCAGAGTTTGAAAAGACGTTATATGAATTTGTATTGTCGCCGAGTTTGAGCAATTTTACGTCATCGGCGTTCGTGAAAGCAGTTGATAAAGATGCAGAACCaccaaataatttagttagaTACGAAATTATTGAGGGAAATAAAGATGGAAAATTTGCTATTAATGAAGGAACAG GTGAACTGTATCTTTTAGAGCCATTAAAGAGGACAAAAAAAGATAACGCACGAAGACGAAAACGAGATAGTGACGGAGATAGTGAGGTGTTTGTTCTAACAATTAGAGCATATGACCTCGGTATCCCAAGATTATCCTCCACAACTACAGTTAAAATCTACCCTCCAGAAAGTAAAACAAGAACCATGTCCTTCATCATTCCCGGATCAAATCCAGATAGGAAGAAATTAGAGGAATTATTAAGTACTCTATCAGGGGGCAAAgtcaatataattgaaataaaaccgtacaaggGCAATGATTACAGTACATCTGATCAAAACGATCAATCTAGTCAAGAAAA GAGCGAAGTTATTGCCGTAGTGCGATCATCACAAAATAGTGCTATAAATGTAGCGAAACTACAAGAACAACTTGCGAAAAATAAAACGGTTTATACCACTGGAGTGGTTCCAAATGATCAAACTTCAACATCGAATAAGGATGAATCT aGTTTATACAGAGCAGAGAACAGATTGTTGTTCtggttgttaattttattagcagTTTTGGTGGCGCTGGTGCTACTgcttttaatttgttgttgTATATGTGAAGGATGCCCTCTCTACATGCCCCCCag GGATGgacctaaaattatttacaccaAGGAAATGCAGCTTCAACAAGCTTTTGCCAACAAACACAAAGAATACATTGAAGATCTTGAAAATGGGTACGACCGGATCGCAACACTCCATCATAGAAAAGAACAAGATAATGATTCAATACGCAGACATGAAATAGACCGAGGGTCAGATGTTGGTATCGCCGTCAAGTCTGAAGGTATCAAGAATATCGACGATAAAGatgaaaatagaattaaacTTGAATATCATGATAAAGTAAATGCTCCAACTTCTCTTGCAAGGGACCAATATTTTATACGAGATggaaatacagaaatattaagattagtaACACGGGGGCACAATGAAGAAGAACGTTACGTTAATCTTCCTGTACATCAACAACGTCCTGTGACTTTAATACCACAAACGCAATATGTTGTTGTAGACAATGGTAAAGAGTTATTAATGGAAAGATTTATCAGAGAACAAGGAGAAGAAGCTAAACATATAAGAGAACGTATGAACTCCAAACTAGTGACAGACTTAGACGATATATCTATTGGGAAAGCAGGTCAAGGTAATGCACAAAATCAATATGATGGCAGTAAATTACACGACTACAACAACTTACATCCAGAGGTTCCTGGTACGGTACCATTAAAAGCTGAGTATTTACAGTCAGCTTTATTGGATATCCAAAATAAATCTACAATTAATCAAGAGTTATTAGAGACATCGTTGCGAAAGCAAAATGAACTTTTACACCAAATACTTGTCGAACGCGAAAAAATGCTTCAAAACCAAGAGACTGCTTCCCAAGTAGAAAGTAAATTAGAAACACAAAGCTTACCCGGTCATTCTGTAATGGCCACTCAAACAGAATGCCATATTGGAACTCAAACTGAGCCACAAGTATTTAAtgacattaaaagaaaatcaagGAGTGACAATGATTCATATAGTGAAGAAGAATCTCAAATCTCTACAAAGGATGACAATAGAAAACCAACATGGCTAAAGAGAAagaaatcaaagaaaaaaattaaatacaaagatcCACGAAGAAGTATGCGAACATACgatgttaaaagaaaaataaaaactccaATTTTAGAAGAAAGCGAAGCATCACCGTCTTTGGACAGTGAAAAACatgttaaaataagtaaaacaaatgaaagggAAGAGCACACAAGGCACTTTGGAGATGTAACTAAAAGCACAGTTATTACTTCAAAAAATGAAACTATGTGttccacaaaaataaaattaggtgATCTtgatagaaaagaaaaattaaaaaaggaaattttaCTGGAAATCTCAGATTCTCTGGATGAAAAATTGTATACTCGTCAGAAAAACAAGGCCAGGGAGGGAGATATATCTCCGATGAATAAAATTTCTGAATCTTTTTCTCTTGATCACGGAAGCAGTAGAGGAAGTCAGAGTGTAAGTAGTAGCACTGGCAAAAGCCTTAAAATTCCATTGAAAACAGATTCTTCTACAGAAACTCGTGACGATAACAATTATGGAAAATTAACAAAGgactttgaaataaaagatGAATCTTCTAGTTCAAAAAAGGACGAAagcaaaagttataaaaatgaagaatCAAAACAAGAAACCGATGCAAAAGCGCCATTAAAGAGTTTGCCAAGATACATGCAGTGGTACAGCAAAAAACCAGCAGCAACAACCTCGAAGACCTCAGTTGAAAAAATTGTTCCGGATAAACCTAAACGGCCGTCAAAAACTAAAGCTGACGTGGCGAAAAATCAAGAAAGAGTCGGGCGTTACGGTAAGATAATGCCAAAAGATCAAACGGAAACtgaggtaaaaaaaaacttcaaagAAAAGGAAAGTGAATTTATTCATCCCCGTATTTTAAAAGAAGGAAAGGTTACACCTGTTCCTGAAGGACCTTTCCCTGATGCTCATCCGTTACTTCAACACTCGGAGCATAGGTATGAGCGCCAATATGAAAATCAAAATCCACTCTGCCACATACAACCAACACATATTCCAAAGTACCTAAAAACAGATTCGAAAGCTCCGGCTTTACCAAGAAGACAATCAGTCGAGCAGCAACCGATCTATGTGAATCAGGATGAAGTAAGAAACAAGGATAAACAAGAAATTCCCGAAAGTGCACTAACACATAGCATCTCAATATCTACAAGCTATGATAAAGATCGCAAGGGCTCGGAAGTCCacgtttcaaaaataaatataggtgGCGAAAcatcaatcaataaaattcatacaaaaatagatgacAATGATTCGGGTATTGCTATGACTACACTCGCTCAACAAACCGGTAATATTAAAAGGTTGCCCATAACTGAGAAGAAAAGTGTTTTTACCATCGCCTATGACGATGTACAAACTAAACAATTAAGACCAGATAGTAGTTCAACAtcctattaa
- the LOC110996769 gene encoding cadherin-86C isoform X1, with protein MTFTLSLVLVPLLFAAVHSGEPVFDPSTLMRLVQVPSDAAVGSVIYRVRASDPDFDYPLHFELIGQMGRLDIGIESLPCTRYNSVCQANVILLRRLEPGRYVDFRLSARNTRGRSARIACSITGTNATTPRDTIFPHQPSIILVPEDAKRGTDLEIVIARKNPVSSKPLELELWGSPLFAIRQRRVSTENTEGTIFLVGPLDFEAQSMYHLTLLAVDPYVELGKDTRNIAGLEVVVVVQDVQDMPPVFTSAPPITHLPRQVAPGDVVVKVRAEDGDKGAPRQIRYGLVSEGNPFTPFFNINETSGEVTLERPIEEIAAISHAGTPILLTVVAEEVRLSREEPEAMSSTVQLAFILPERDNSPPYFENESYITYLDENAPQGTALTFSDPFIPQVNDNDAGKNGVFSLSLLGNNGTFEISPTVAERHAQFIIKVRDNTMLDFEARKSVIFQILAQELGPATNLSATANVTVYLNDVNDNAPVFLALSYEVELPENITAGARVVQVQADDVDTGVFGKIQYTAILGYQNTSLNLDPISGWITVATNNHGFDREAMPDLHFLVEARDNDGVGLRVTVPLIIKLLDVNDNPPEFEKTLYEFVLSPSLSNFTSSAFVKAVDKDAEPPNNLVRYEIIEGNKDGKFAINEGTGELYLLEPLKRTKKDNARRRKRDSDGDSEVFVLTIRAYDLGIPRLSSTTTVKIYPPESKTRTMSFIIPGSNPDRKKLEELLSTLSGGKVNIIEIKPYKGNDYSTSDQNDQSSQEKSEVIAVVRSSQNSAINVAKLQEQLAKNKTVYTTGVVPNDQTSTSNKDESSLYRAENRLLFWLLILLAVLVALVLLLLICCCICEGCPLYMPPRKRVIRVNSTEDDVHLVVRDKRLGRENKSTQKIENRSVRSSEWRRREAWSAEQTDLRTKPTQWKFNKRNQKSKEMTKPSSTPGDIQHEFVHAAEDNDYKYDDTRHSLRNRDGPKIIYTKEMQLQQAFANKHKEYIEDLENGYDRIATLHHRKEQDNDSIRRHEIDRGSDVGIAVKSEGIKNIDDKDENRIKLEYHDKVNAPTSLARDQYFIRDGNTEILRLVTRGHNEEERYVNLPVHQQRPVTLIPQTQYVVVDNGKELLMERFIREQGEEAKHIRERMNSKLVTDLDDISIGKAGQGNAQNQYDGSKLHDYNNLHPEVPGTVPLKAEYLQSALLDIQNKSTINQELLETSLRKQNELLHQILVEREKMLQNQETASQVESKLETQSLPGHSVMATQTECHIGTQTEPQVFNDIKRKSRSDNDSYSEEESQISTKDDNRKPTWLKRKKSKKKIKYKDPRRSMRTYDVKRKIKTPILEESEASPSLDSEKHVKISKTNEREEHTRHFGDVTKSTVITSKNETMCSTKIKLGDLDRKEKLKKEILLEISDSLDEKLYTRQKNKAREGDISPMNKISESFSLDHGSSRGSQSVSSSTGKSLKIPLKTDSSTETRDDNNYGKLTKDFEIKDESSSSKKDESKSYKNEESKQETDAKAPLKSLPRYMQWYSKKPAATTSKTSVEKIVPDKPKRPSKTKADVAKNQERVGRYGKIMPKDQTETEVKKNFKEKESEFIHPRILKEGKVTPVPEGPFPDAHPLLQHSEHRYERQYENQNPLCHIQPTHIPKYLKTDSKAPALPRRQSVEQQPIYVNQDEVRNKDKQEIPESALTHSISISTSYDKDRKGSEVHVSKINIGGETSINKIHTKIDDNDSGIAMTTLAQQTGNIKRLPITEKKSVFTIAYDDVQTKQLRPDSSSTSY; from the exons ATGACGTTCACGTTGTCGCTGGTACTGGTGCCGCTGTTATTTGCGGCGGTGCACAGTGGAGAGCCCGTCTTCGACCCCAGTACGTTGATGCGGCTCGTGCAGGTGCCTTCTGATGCTGCCGTGGGCTCCGTCATCTATCGCGTGCGTGCTTCTGACCCGGACTTTGATTATCCTCTACACTTTGAGCTCATAG GTCAAATGGGCCGTCTAGACATCGGCATAGAGAGTCTGCCATGTACACGATATAATTCAGTGTGCCAGGCCAATGTGATTCTTTTAAGACGACTGGAACCAGGTCGCTACGTAGATTTTCGCCTGTCAGCGCGCAATACAAGGGGCAGAAGTGCAAGAATCGCCTGCTCTATTACCGGAACAAATGCGACCACACCAAGAGACACCATTTTCCCACATCAGCCTAGTATCATCTTAGTACCCGAG GATGCAAAACGCGGCACGGACCTTGAGATAGTGATTGCGAGAAAGAATCCTGTGTCATCGAAGCCTTTGGAACTGGAACTTTGG GGTTCACCATTGTTCGCAATCCGTCAGCGGCGTGTCTCCACAGAGAATACCGAGGGAACGATATTCTTAGTCGGCCCTTTGGACTTTGAGGCCCAGTCAATGTACCATTTGACTCTGTTAGCTGTG GACCCGTACGTTGAATTAGGCAAAGACACACGAAACATAGCGGGCTTAGAAGTGGTTGTCGTAGTTCAAGATGTCCAAGACATGCCACCAGTGTTCACGTCGGCACCACCGATCACACACCTGCCAAGACAGGTGGCGCCAGGCGATGTTGTTGTTAAAGTCCGAGCTGAAGATGGAGACAAGGGAGCCCCACGACAGATCAGATACGGCTTGGTGTCAGAGGGAAACCCGTTCACGCCATTCTTCAATATTAATGAGACATCAG GAGAAGTAACTCTGGAGAGACCCATAGAAGAAATAGCAGCAATCTCCCATGCGGGTACTCCAATTCTTTTGACCGTTGTTGCTGAAGAAGTTCGCCTATCGAGAGAGGAGCCTGAAGCTATGTCGTCCACCGTTCAGCTGGCCTTTATCCTTCCAGAACGGGACAACTCTCCGCCATATTTTGAGAATGAATC CTACATCACATATTTGGATGAGAATGCTCCACAAGGCACGGCGCTAACATTTAGTGATCCATTTATTCCTCAAGTCAACGACAACGACGCGGGAAAGAATGGAGTGTTCTCCCTATCTTTGTTGGGTAACAATGGAACATTCGAGATATCGCCAACAGTTGCTGAAAGACATGCTCAATTCATTATCAAAGTGCGAGATAACACTATGCTGGATTTCGAAGCTAGAAAATCAGTTATATTTCAG ATTTTGGCTCAAGAACTTGGTCCAGCAACAAACCTATCAGCGACGGCAAATGTTACTGTCTACCTTAACGATGTCAATGATAATGCACCAGTATTCCTAGCCTTATCATATGAAGTGGAGCTTCCAGAGAACATTACCGCCGGTGCTAGAGTGGTTCAAGTACAAGCCGATGACGTTGATACCGGAGTCTTTGGGAAAATCCAATATACTGCCATACTAGGATATCAAAACACATCGTTAAATTTAGATCCTATATCTGGCTGGATCACAGTTGCAACCAATAACCACGGTTTTGACCGGGAAGCAATGCCAGACCTGCATTTTTTAGTAGAGGCTAGAGATAATGATGGGGTAGGTTTAAGAGTAACTGTgccattaataattaagttattagaTGTAAATGATAACCCACCAGAGTTTGAAAAGACGTTATATGAATTTGTATTGTCGCCGAGTTTGAGCAATTTTACGTCATCGGCGTTCGTGAAAGCAGTTGATAAAGATGCAGAACCaccaaataatttagttagaTACGAAATTATTGAGGGAAATAAAGATGGAAAATTTGCTATTAATGAAGGAACAG GTGAACTGTATCTTTTAGAGCCATTAAAGAGGACAAAAAAAGATAACGCACGAAGACGAAAACGAGATAGTGACGGAGATAGTGAGGTGTTTGTTCTAACAATTAGAGCATATGACCTCGGTATCCCAAGATTATCCTCCACAACTACAGTTAAAATCTACCCTCCAGAAAGTAAAACAAGAACCATGTCCTTCATCATTCCCGGATCAAATCCAGATAGGAAGAAATTAGAGGAATTATTAAGTACTCTATCAGGGGGCAAAgtcaatataattgaaataaaaccgtacaaggGCAATGATTACAGTACATCTGATCAAAACGATCAATCTAGTCAAGAAAA GAGCGAAGTTATTGCCGTAGTGCGATCATCACAAAATAGTGCTATAAATGTAGCGAAACTACAAGAACAACTTGCGAAAAATAAAACGGTTTATACCACTGGAGTGGTTCCAAATGATCAAACTTCAACATCGAATAAGGATGAATCT aGTTTATACAGAGCAGAGAACAGATTGTTGTTCtggttgttaattttattagcagTTTTGGTGGCGCTGGTGCTACTgcttttaatttgttgttgTATATGTGAAGGATGCCCTCTCTACATGCCCCCCag GAAAAGAGTGATACGTGTCAACTCCACAGAAGACGACGTGCATTTAGTGGTACGGGACAAGAGACTTGGGAGGGAAAACAAGTCGAcgcaaaaaatagaaaatagatCAGTAAGGTCAAGCGAGTGGAGGAGACGGGAAGCTTGGAGCGCAGAACAAACTGATTTGAGAACAAAACCGACACAGTGgaagtttaataaaagaaatcaaaAGTCTAAAGAGATGACGAAACCTTCATCGACACCTGGCGACATTCAGCATGAGTTTGTGCATGCCGCCGAAGACAACGATTATAAATATGATGATACTAGGCATTCTTTAAGGAATAG GGATGgacctaaaattatttacaccaAGGAAATGCAGCTTCAACAAGCTTTTGCCAACAAACACAAAGAATACATTGAAGATCTTGAAAATGGGTACGACCGGATCGCAACACTCCATCATAGAAAAGAACAAGATAATGATTCAATACGCAGACATGAAATAGACCGAGGGTCAGATGTTGGTATCGCCGTCAAGTCTGAAGGTATCAAGAATATCGACGATAAAGatgaaaatagaattaaacTTGAATATCATGATAAAGTAAATGCTCCAACTTCTCTTGCAAGGGACCAATATTTTATACGAGATggaaatacagaaatattaagattagtaACACGGGGGCACAATGAAGAAGAACGTTACGTTAATCTTCCTGTACATCAACAACGTCCTGTGACTTTAATACCACAAACGCAATATGTTGTTGTAGACAATGGTAAAGAGTTATTAATGGAAAGATTTATCAGAGAACAAGGAGAAGAAGCTAAACATATAAGAGAACGTATGAACTCCAAACTAGTGACAGACTTAGACGATATATCTATTGGGAAAGCAGGTCAAGGTAATGCACAAAATCAATATGATGGCAGTAAATTACACGACTACAACAACTTACATCCAGAGGTTCCTGGTACGGTACCATTAAAAGCTGAGTATTTACAGTCAGCTTTATTGGATATCCAAAATAAATCTACAATTAATCAAGAGTTATTAGAGACATCGTTGCGAAAGCAAAATGAACTTTTACACCAAATACTTGTCGAACGCGAAAAAATGCTTCAAAACCAAGAGACTGCTTCCCAAGTAGAAAGTAAATTAGAAACACAAAGCTTACCCGGTCATTCTGTAATGGCCACTCAAACAGAATGCCATATTGGAACTCAAACTGAGCCACAAGTATTTAAtgacattaaaagaaaatcaagGAGTGACAATGATTCATATAGTGAAGAAGAATCTCAAATCTCTACAAAGGATGACAATAGAAAACCAACATGGCTAAAGAGAAagaaatcaaagaaaaaaattaaatacaaagatcCACGAAGAAGTATGCGAACATACgatgttaaaagaaaaataaaaactccaATTTTAGAAGAAAGCGAAGCATCACCGTCTTTGGACAGTGAAAAACatgttaaaataagtaaaacaaatgaaagggAAGAGCACACAAGGCACTTTGGAGATGTAACTAAAAGCACAGTTATTACTTCAAAAAATGAAACTATGTGttccacaaaaataaaattaggtgATCTtgatagaaaagaaaaattaaaaaaggaaattttaCTGGAAATCTCAGATTCTCTGGATGAAAAATTGTATACTCGTCAGAAAAACAAGGCCAGGGAGGGAGATATATCTCCGATGAATAAAATTTCTGAATCTTTTTCTCTTGATCACGGAAGCAGTAGAGGAAGTCAGAGTGTAAGTAGTAGCACTGGCAAAAGCCTTAAAATTCCATTGAAAACAGATTCTTCTACAGAAACTCGTGACGATAACAATTATGGAAAATTAACAAAGgactttgaaataaaagatGAATCTTCTAGTTCAAAAAAGGACGAAagcaaaagttataaaaatgaagaatCAAAACAAGAAACCGATGCAAAAGCGCCATTAAAGAGTTTGCCAAGATACATGCAGTGGTACAGCAAAAAACCAGCAGCAACAACCTCGAAGACCTCAGTTGAAAAAATTGTTCCGGATAAACCTAAACGGCCGTCAAAAACTAAAGCTGACGTGGCGAAAAATCAAGAAAGAGTCGGGCGTTACGGTAAGATAATGCCAAAAGATCAAACGGAAACtgaggtaaaaaaaaacttcaaagAAAAGGAAAGTGAATTTATTCATCCCCGTATTTTAAAAGAAGGAAAGGTTACACCTGTTCCTGAAGGACCTTTCCCTGATGCTCATCCGTTACTTCAACACTCGGAGCATAGGTATGAGCGCCAATATGAAAATCAAAATCCACTCTGCCACATACAACCAACACATATTCCAAAGTACCTAAAAACAGATTCGAAAGCTCCGGCTTTACCAAGAAGACAATCAGTCGAGCAGCAACCGATCTATGTGAATCAGGATGAAGTAAGAAACAAGGATAAACAAGAAATTCCCGAAAGTGCACTAACACATAGCATCTCAATATCTACAAGCTATGATAAAGATCGCAAGGGCTCGGAAGTCCacgtttcaaaaataaatataggtgGCGAAAcatcaatcaataaaattcatacaaaaatagatgacAATGATTCGGGTATTGCTATGACTACACTCGCTCAACAAACCGGTAATATTAAAAGGTTGCCCATAACTGAGAAGAAAAGTGTTTTTACCATCGCCTATGACGATGTACAAACTAAACAATTAAGACCAGATAGTAGTTCAACAtcctattaa